GTTCCTGCAGGCGCGCCGCAAGGCGCGCCTGGTCCGCTGAAAGGCATATCCATGAAAATCATCGATGCGCCGGCGCTCCTCGGGGCTCTGCTCATCTGCCTCGGGCCGGTTTCCGTGGCGGCCGCCGACGCGAAGGCAGGGCGCCAGAAGATCACGACGTGTCAGGCCTGCCATGGGCTGGATGGCCTCTCGAAGAACCCGGAAGCGCCGAACCTGGCGGGGCAGGTCGAGAGCTATCTCGTCAAGGCCCTGTCGGATTACAAGTCCGGCGCGCGCAAGAACGAAACCATGAACATTGTCGCAAAAGACCTCTCGGACCAGGACATGGCCGACGTCGCGGCCTATTACGCGTCGATTCAGGTCGACGTGCTGCCGCCCTGAGGCATGAGAGGATTGACGACAGGCACTCTTTCATCGGGGATCGGCCTTCGCTATTGTCCTGCCTCCCGAAACGGTGAGGGCATCGGACCTGAGAAGTGAATTTGCACTTTCGGGTCCGATGCTCCACTCCCTTGAAAAGCGCATCGTTCAGGCGGAAAACCGGGTCCACGTTTCCGAACGATGCGCTAGGAGCAGGCGATGGTGGACATCGCGACCAGGGTCTACAACCACACCTGGAAAATCGACCCGATCGTTCGGTCGGTCCTGGATACGGACTTTTACAAGCTCCTGATGGCCCAGACGATCTTTCGCCGCCATCGGGACGTCGAGGTCACCTTCGGCATTCATAACCGCACCACCCGGATCCGCCTGGCCGATATCATCGATGCGGGCGAGTTGCGCGAGCAACTCGACCATGTGCGCAGCCTGTCCCTGACGCGCGGCGAATCCACTTGGCTTCGCGGCAACACGTTCTACGGCAAGCGGCAGATGTTCTCTCCGGAGTTCATGGACTGGCTGGAGACCTTCCGCTTCCCGGAATATCTTCTGGAGAAGG
This window of the Microvirga sp. TS319 genome carries:
- a CDS encoding cytochrome c, translating into MKIIDAPALLGALLICLGPVSVAAADAKAGRQKITTCQACHGLDGLSKNPEAPNLAGQVESYLVKALSDYKSGARKNETMNIVAKDLSDQDMADVAAYYASIQVDVLPP